A stretch of the Aegilops tauschii subsp. strangulata cultivar AL8/78 chromosome 4, Aet v6.0, whole genome shotgun sequence genome encodes the following:
- the LOC141021791 gene encoding uncharacterized protein yields MAGILWASFKYRMGQAEGINMGFDLNHLIQPIPGLEELSLPFSDEEINKVLKELRVDRAPGPDGFNGMFVKRYWPIIEEDFLRMIHDFYEGKLSLENINSSLITLIPKIISPEGPDDFRPISLTNTCLKFLTKLLANRLQRVILKCIHKNQYGFLKGSSSVLLNGILGKQFLCKCGIRQGDPLSPLLFVIAADLLQSVVNQMLVTAKDDELVALKNMLLTFQQSTGLKLPFTYLGLPLGTTRPRIIDLMPLVDSLERSLNIPAGIIKQLDRIFRQCLWRGNSDVPKQSLAAWELVCRPRDKGGLGIINLNIQNKGMLLKHLHKFYNKVDVPWVTLIWNSYYDHGVPQATANAGSFWWRDVLKLHEAYTAIASSKCTMKIKVFGWLLFFDRLNTKDMLL; encoded by the exons ATGGCGGGAATCCTTTGGGCCTCGTTCAAATATAGGATGGGCCAGGCCGAAGGGATCAATATGGGCTTTGATTTGAATCATTTAATTCAACCCATCCCGGGACTGGAGGAGCTATCCTTGCCATTTTCTGATGAGGAAATTAACAAAGTTTTGAAGGAATTGCGAGTGGATCGGGCACCTGGTCCAGATGGCTTTAATGGGATGTTCGTCAAGCGCTATTGGCCTATAATTGAGGAGGACTTCTTGAGGATGATTCATGATTTTTATGAGGGGAAGCTTTCGTTGGAAAATATCAATTCCTCCCTCATTACGCTCATACCCAAGATCATTTCACCAGAAGGGCCCGATGATTTCCGGCCAATCTCCCTCACCAACACTTGTCTTAAATTTCTAACAAAATTGTTGGCCAACAGATTGCAGAGGGTGATCCTTAAGTGTATCCACAAAAATCAGTATGGGTTCCTTAAGG GTTCCTCGTCTGTACTGTTAAATGGCATTCTTGGAAAGCAATTCTTGTGTAAGTGTGGCATCAGGCAGGGTGATCCACTATCACCTCTGCTGTTCGTCATCGCAGCAGATCTATTGCAATCTGTGGTCAATCAAATGCTGGTGACTG CTAAGGATGATGAGCTTGTTGCCCTCAAGAATATGCTGCTTACCTTTCAACAATCCACTGGTTTAAAG CTTCCATTTACTTATCTTGGATTGCCTTTGGGAACTACAAGGCCAAGGATCATTGACCTCATGCCCTTAGTTGACAGTCTTGAGAGGAG CCTCAATATCCCAGCTGGGATCATTAAGCAACTAGACAGAATCTTCAGGCAATGCCTTTGGAGGGGTAATAGTGATGTTCCAAAACAGTCTCTGGCTGCTTGGGAGCTGGTTTGCAGGCCAAGAGATAAAGGTGGTTTGGGTATTATTAATCTGAACATCCAGAACAAAGGAATGCTTCTCAAGCATCTTcacaaattctataacaaggttGATGTTCCTTGGGTGACCCTGATATGGAACAGCTACTATGATCATGGGGTTCCACAGGCAACTGCTAATGCtggatctttctggtggagaGATGTTCTGAAGCTGCATGAGGCTTACACTGCTATTGCCTCA AGTAAGTGcaccatgaagatcaaggtgttcgGCTGGCTTTTATTCTTTGACAgacttaacaccaaggatatgctg CTGTAG